The genomic stretch GCGCGCGCAGGTTGGATTGCTTGTAGCTGGCCATCAGGTCATTGAACTTGCTGCCCTGCACGGCGACATGCTCGCGCAGGATGACCTCTGCGGCGGTGCTGTCGCCGGCTTCCAAAGCGGTCAGGATCTCGCGATGTTCGGTCAGCGATTGTATCATCCGGCCGCGCACGCGCAATTGCATCCGCCGGAACGGTTGCAGCCGCTTGTGCAGACGCTGTGCTTCACCGGCAAGAAAATCATTGCCCGAGGCGGCATAGACCAATTGATGGAAATGTTCGTTTTCGCGGTAATAGCCGTCGCTGTCACCGGCATGGGCGGCGCATTCGCAGGCGATCACGGTGACCTTGATCCGCTCCAGCGTCTTGGGGGTAACGCGGCGCGCGGCCAGGCGCCCGCAAACGGCCTCTAGCTCTGCCATGACCTCGAACATCTCGATGATCTCGTGGAACCCGGGGTGGCGCACAAAAGCACCGCGGCGCGGAAACAATTGCACCAGCCCTGATGCGGCAAGCGCCTGAAAGGCCTCGCGCAGCGGGGTGCGCGATACGTTGAAACGTTCGGCCAAACGAATTTCATCAAGGCGTTCGCCATCGACGAAATCGCCTGTCACGATCATCTGTTCCAGCGCTTCGCGGACATGGTCGGCCAGTCGGGTGTTCATGGCAATATAGCTATCGTTAGATCAGGGACTGGGCAATGGTTTTTTGTATACAA from Yoonia vestfoldensis encodes the following:
- a CDS encoding GntR family transcriptional regulator; the protein is MNTRLADHVREALEQMIVTGDFVDGERLDEIRLAERFNVSRTPLREAFQALAASGLVQLFPRRGAFVRHPGFHEIIEMFEVMAELEAVCGRLAARRVTPKTLERIKVTVIACECAAHAGDSDGYYRENEHFHQLVYAASGNDFLAGEAQRLHKRLQPFRRMQLRVRGRMIQSLTEHREILTALEAGDSTAAEVILREHVAVQGSKFNDLMASYKQSNLRAHSQLASLRG